Proteins encoded together in one Electrophorus electricus isolate fEleEle1 chromosome 9, fEleEle1.pri, whole genome shotgun sequence window:
- the c5 gene encoding complement C5, giving the protein MGLVFLFCIMHLLWWTVAQKQMFLITTPRVLRVDASETVVVQLFGYDQETTVQLYLKDTVAPGGRTFSSHSLTLNAQNNYQAAATLRIFQDIRKEDTKVYLVAVSPSSTEFMTVPITRDSGFLFVQTDKPLYTPEQKVEVRIYSFTEELRKSSRPVTLTFMDPDGTKVEIIELKDINGVKPLLPPFKIPLKPKFGVWKIEAAYSYNFSTTATAEFEVKEYVLPSISVQIQPEMNYVSAANIEAFRLKIFAKYVYGDLVSSADVFLKFGYISNDEVVMIPSTLRSYKMDNGELEVVLHIKHALSSMDSGPLDLREMSNHFLRVVVLLQESTGGISQEAVLSNVKFVHAPFKLSLTATPPYIKPSLPYNIRVLVKDPLGVPVRDVPVKVRATLTTNEQEQVPLKFFGHQYEVMQSSRQDGVAYFVCNIPNNVEKAEFTFETADQNYPPESQAGLVLSTVAYKSIYHRYLYIDLPSESSAFDVNNYVNMKIYFHYRDYLPLKSFSYQIVSKGKVVKFATVQRVNDKVQNINFKATADMVPSARLLVYYILFGEERAELVADSVWFEVKAKCVNGLEVKLASPWRKYKPKDKVQLSLTAKRESDSSLVALSAVDMALYNLRANDKDQLNTVLRHFDQRDLGCEGGGGMGSMDVFRRAGVDFLTNADVQAPRTREDCTAMVRPKRSTSLLKKQLSEKDDISMTAVRKKRSTLPLNDLFEEKAKQYKEYKSCCLTGTDSVPTLETCNDRTKRLKVPDPLCKKVFFQCCKYAQQVRQDNEELIILSRSELQFLNDLKSAEVRSYFPESWLWEEHEMDKSGLLSVTKGLPDSLTTWEIKAVGVFSNGICVADPLEVSVSQAVSVNVPLPYSMVRGEQIELKGSVYNQHNADTMFRVTLSASDGVCVFRGVLMTDDGDPHVNKGRIEAHSVALIRFFIMPLEAGIHKLSFTLTTKWGQETVVKTLRVVPEGIRKETLVGGRLDPQGVYGQSKTRLELRNSLPPNLVPKSTVERLLMVNGEVLGELLSIITESKGISQLTNLPRGSAEVELTGFLPIIYVYDYLEQTEQWGLQGDAVSSTVLKRKMKEGVTSIMSFKSEREHSFSLWKNKEPSTWLTALVVKTLAKVDEYMTVDHDILSKTVRWLLTKRQSADGSFTEQSNYKPSKLMGAGADVTEQTVFLTSFVVIGISHALAVPKSNLQFYQNAVEKSAQFLSSQVPKVKSLYVRAIAAYALMLVDHSGQPAVTLYEQLKKEASVKGNPVSVRFWEEKDAPKDPLKPNRASAKTLETTVYVLLSTLLQGHMTYAKPILNWLTQDQRYGGGFHSTQDAVLTLEAMTKYRITAQNAFLKMEVDVSYRKKGNIGGISLSQINPVGKPIEVAYADDIILKTGFSSGVSFATLKTVYYETTDSNDNCHFDISIDIHPRQPYSKDPMQLSPRIVACAKYKPRENEVETEAGHTVMEIDLPTGVTPIEDDLRRFRDGLESYISDYEIKGGQLILQIDSIPSDEFYCMGFRIQEQFHTGMNSASVFKVYEFHDPDNLCMKFYHSQGRKLLRLCDGDQCQCMAAECCHFKASSDPSITVDQRMQDVCKGKDSITYVFKVTVTSTETEGDFLTYYATVDQVLKKGSEDIVKDTEVSFVKKASCSSTNLEIGKQYLIMGAEIMQLRVQRRYKYTFPLDSQASVEWWPSDSDCQRGPCQHHAKVLDDFEFEYLLNGCEGIV; this is encoded by the exons ATGGGCcttgtatttctgttttgtattaTGCATCTGCTGTGGTGGACTGTGGCTCAGAAGCAAAT GTTCCTCATCACAACACCCAGAGTGCTGCGTGTTGATGCTTCTGAGACAGTGGTGGTACAGTTGTTTGGATATGACCAAGAGACCACAGTCCAACTTTACCTTAAGGATACTGTTGCCCCAGGAGGCAGGACGTTCTCATCACATTCTCTAACACTAAACGCCCAGAACAATTACCAGGCTGCAGCCACATTACGG ATTTTCCAGGACATAAGAAAAGAAGACACTAAGGTGTACCTGGTAGCAGTCTCTCCATCCTCCACTGAGTTCATGACGGTTCCAATCACTCGTGACAGCGGCTTTCTCTTTGTCCAGACTGACAAGCCTCTATACACACCAGAACAGAAAG TTGAGGTGCGTATATATTCCTTCACTGAAGAGCTCAGGAAGTCTAGTAGACCTGTTACTCTCACATTTATG GACCCTGATGGTACCAAGGTGGAAATTATTGAGCTTAAGGACATCAATGGTGTGAAACCACTGCTTCCACCATTTAAAATACCCCTGAAACCTAA GTTTGGAGTTTGGAAAATAGAGGCCGCTTACTCGTATAACTTCAGCACAACTGCTACAGCTGAATTTGAAGTAAAAGAATATG TGCTCCCGAGCATTTCAGTCCAAATACAGCCAGAGATGAACTATGTCAGCGCAGCCAACATTGAGGCCTTCAGGCTCAAGATATTTGCCAA ATATGTGTATGGAGACCTAGTCAGTTCAGCAGATGTCTTCCTAAAGTTTGGATATATCAGCAACGATGAAGTAGTCATGATACCTTCTACATTAAGAAGTTATAAG ATGGATAATGGTGAACTGGAGGTTGTATTACACATCAAGCATGCTCTGTCCAGTATGGATTCTGGACCTCTGGACCTAAGAGAAATGAGCAACCATTTTCTTCGTGTGGTGGTTTTGCTCCAAGAGTCAACTG GTGGTATATCTCAGGAGGCCGTTCTGTCCAATGTGAAGTTTGTGCATGCGCCCTTTAAACTGAGTCTGACTGCAACTCCACCATATATTAAACCATCTCTGCCATACAACATCAGA GTCTTGGTGAAGGACCCACTCGGTGTACCAGTGAGAGATGTTCCCGTGAAAGTACGGGCAACATTAACTACAAATGAACAAGAACAGGTGCCTCTCAAATTCTTCGGACACCAGTATGAAGTGATGCAGTCCTCACGTCAGGATGGAGTTGCCTACTTCGTTTGCAATATTCCTAATAACGTGGAAAAAGCTGAATTTACT TTTGAGACTGCTGATCAAAATTACCCTCCAGAAAGCCAGGCGGGACTTGTACTTAGCACTGTAGCCTACAAATCCATCTATCATCGTTATCTGTATATTGATTTACCTTCGGAATCCTCCGCCTTTGATGTGAACAACTATGTGAATATGAAGATCTACTTTCACTATCGTGACTATCTACCACTGAAGAGCTTCAGTTATCAG ATCGTATCAAAGGGGAAAGTGGTAAAGTTTGCGACTGTGCAGCGTGTAAACGACAAGGTCCAGAACATCAACTTTAAGGCGACTGCGGACATGGTGCCGTCTGCCCGCCTGCTGGTCTATTACATCCTGTTTGGAGAGGAGAGAGCCGAGCTGGTGGCAGACTCCGTGTGGTTTGAAGTCAAGGCCAAATGTGTCAATGGCTTAGAG GTGAAGCTAGCATCCCCTTGGAGGAAGTACAAACCTAAAGACAAGGTCCAACTGTCCCTGACggctaagagagagagtgatagctCCCTGGTGGCGCTGTCAGCTGTAGACATGGCCCTGTACAACCTCAGAGCCAACGACAAAGACCAACTGAACACG GTGCTGAGACACTTTGACCAGCGAGACCTGGGCTGTGAGGGGGGAGGAGGCATGGGCAGCATGGACGTCTTCCGACGTGCTGGTGTTGATTTCTTAACCAACGCAGATGTCCAGGCTCCGAGGACAC GTGAGGACTGCACAGCTATGGTCAGACCCAAACGCTCCACTTCTTTACTCAAGAAGCAGCTGAGTGAAAAGG ATGATATCAGCATGACCGCTGTGAGAAAGAAACGCTCCACTCTTCCCCTGAATGACCTGTTTGAGGAAAAAG CCAAACAATACAAGGAATATAAATCGTGCTGCTTAACTGGAACTGACAGCGTCCCCACCCTGGAGACATGTAACGATCGCACCAAGCGGCTGAAAGTCCCAGACCCACTGTGTAAGAAGGTTTTCTTCCAGTGCTGCAAATATGCCCAGCAAGTTCGTCAGGATAATGAGGAATTGATCATCCTTAGTCGTTCGG AATTGCAGTTCTTGAACGATTTGAAGTCAGCTGAAGTTCGCAGTTACTTCCCAGAGAGCTGGCTATGGGAGGAGCATGAAATGGACAA GTCAGGTTTGCTAAGCGTCACAAAAGGTCTTCCAGATTCTCTTACAACATGGGAAATTAAAGCTGTCGGGGTGTTCAGCAACG GGATTTGCGTGGCCGATCCCTTGGAAGTCTCTGTGTCTCAGGCTGTAAGTGTGAATGTACCTTTGCCATACTCTATGGTGCGTGGAGAACAGATTGAGCTCAAGGGCTCAGTCTACAATCAGCACAATGCAGACACAATG TTCCGCGTAACCCTGTCGGCATCAGACGGGGTGTGTGTTTTTCGTGGAGTACTGATGACAGACGACGGCGACCCACATGTTAACAAGGGCAGGATTGAGGCCCATTCGGTGGCTCTGATCCGTTTCTTTATCATGCCGTTAGAAGCTGGTATTCATAAACTCAGCTTCACGCTCACAACCAAGTGGGGACAAGAGACGGTGGTCAAGACTCTGAGAGTAGTG CCAGAGGGCATCAGGAAGGAGACACTGGTTGGGGGTAGACTGGATCCGCAGGGTGTGTATG GCCAATCTAAAACTCGTCTTGAGCTCCGAAATTCTCTTCCTCCAAATCTTGTACCCAAGTCAACTGTGGAGCGGCTTCTAATGGTTAATG GTGAAGTGCTTGGGGAACTGCTGTCCATCATCACTGAGTCGAAGGGCATTTCGCAGCTGACGAACCTGCCCAGAGGCTCGGCCGAGGTGGAGCTCACTGGGTTTCTTCCCATCATCTACGTGTACGATTACCTGGAGCAAACGGAGCAGTGGGGCCTGCAAGGAGACGCTGTCAGCAGCACAGTCttaaagagaaagatgaaagaag GTGTCACCTCTATCATGTCATTTAAGTCTGAGCGGGAGCACAGCTTCAGCTTATGGAAGAACAAGGAACCCAGCACCTG GTTGACTGCTCTTGTAGTGAAGACTCTAGCGAAAGTGGACGAATACATGACAGTGGATCATGATATACTGTCCAAAACAGTCCGCTGGCTGCTTACAAAGCGTCAGAGTGCAGATGGTTCCTTTACTGAGCAATCCAACTACAAGCCTTCAAAACTCATG GGTGCAGGGGCTGATGTCACTGAACAAACGGTGTTCCTCACGTCATTTGTGGTAATCGGGATCAGCCACGCCTTGGCAGTCCCCAAGTCCAACTTACAG TTCTATCAAAATGCTGTGGAGAAGTCAGCGCAGTTCCTGTCTTCACAAGTGCCGAAAGTGAAGAGTTTGTATGTGAGAGCCATAGCAGCCTATGCCCTGATGCTCGTCGACCACAGCGGCCAACCTGCAGTTACTCTATATGAGCAACTTAAGAAAGAGGCCAGCGTGAAAG GCAACCCAGTAAGTGTGCGGTTCTGGGAAGAGAAGGATGCCCCTAAGGATCCACTGAAGCCAAACAGAGCCTCTGCAAAAACGTTGGAGACCACAGTCTACGTCCTGCTCAGCACGTTACTGCAAGGACACATGACATATGCCAAGCCTATTCTTAACTggctgacccaggatcagcgGTATGGGGGAGGCTTCCACTCAACGCAG GATGCTGTTCTAACACTGGAAGCCATGACCAAGTATAGAATCACAGCCCAAAACGCCTTTTTAAAGATGGAGGTTGATGTGTCATATAGAAAGAAAGGTAACATTGGTGGCATCTCTCTGAGCCAAATTAACCCTGTAGGGAAACCGATAGAG GTAGCctatgctgatgacatcatACTGAAAACAGGATTCAGTTCTGGGGTGTCATTTGCTACT CTGAAAACGGTGTACTATGAAACAACAGACAGCAATGATAACTGTCACTTTGACATATCCATAGATATCCATCCCCGTCAACCATATTCCAAAG ATCCTATGCAGCTCTCACCACGAATTGTTGCTTGTGCCAA GTATAAGCCACGTGAAAACGAGGTTGAGACAGAGGCAGGGCACACAGTCATGGAAATTGATCTGCCCACTGGTGTGACACCTATCGAGGATGACCTACGAAGA TTTAGGGATGGACTTGAGAGTTATATCTCCGACTATGAAATAAAGGGCGGCCAACTTATTCTCCAGATCGATTCG ATACCATCAGACGAGTTCTACTGCATGGGCTTCCGGATTCAAGAGCAGTTCCATACGGGCATGAACAGTGCCTCTGTGTTCAAAGTGTACGAGTTTCACGATCCTG ACAATCTGTGTATGAAGTTCTACCACTCACAGGGTCGCAAGCTTCTCCGACTCTGTGATGGTGACCAGTGTCAGTGCATGGCAG CGGAATGCTGCCACTTCAAGGCCAGCAGTGATCCAAGCATTACTGTTGATCAGAGGATGCAGGATGTGTGTAAAGGCAAAGACAGCATAACatatg TTTTTAAGGTGACAGTTACTTCGACTGAAACAGAGGGGGATTTTCTGACATACTATGCAACGGTGGATCAAGTCCTTAAGAAAG GATCAGAAGACATTGTAAAAGACACGGAGGTCAGCTTTGTAAAGAAGGCAAGTTGCAGCTCAACAAATCTGGAAATTGGCAAGCAGTACTTAATAATGGGTGCAGAGATCATGCAGCTTCGGGTGCAACGCAGATACAA GTATACATTTCCTTTGGACTCACAAGCTTCAGTGGAGTGGTGGCCATCTGATTCTGACTGCCAGAGGGGCCCTTGCCAACATCATGCCAAAGTTTTA
- the prdm12b gene encoding PR domain zinc finger protein 12b — MGSVLPAEALALKAGFKQQTLALSDIITSDILHSFLYGRWRNVLGEHLFEEKTTTVSPKTAFTAEVLAQSFSGEVQKLSSLVLPSEVIIAQSSIPGEGLGIFSKTWIKAGTEMGPFTGRVIAPEHVDLFKNNNLMWEVFNEDGTVRYFIDASQEDQRSWMTYIKCARNEQEQNLEVVQIGSSIFYKAVETIPPDQELLVWYGNSHNTFLGIPGVPGIEEEHQKKHKNEDFHVCDTSVSGVPLGTAGRMRCVICHRGFNSRSNLRSHMRIHTLDKPFVCRFCNRRFSQSSTLRNHVRLHTGERPYKCHVCQSAYSQLAGLRAHQKSARHRPPSTGSVVGLQAPSPPPPSQPPQMPLPASLVHHIPTMVL, encoded by the exons ATGGGCTCCGTGTTGCCTGCAGAAGCGCTGGCACTGAAGGCTGGATTTAAACAGCAGACTCTCGCCCTGTCTGACATCATTACATCAGATATCCTGCACAGCTTCCTCTACGGCAGGTGGAGGAACGTACTCGGGGAACACCTTTTTGAGGAGAAGACCACCACCGTCAGCCCCAAGACGGCGTTTACGGCTGAGGTTCTTGCGCAGTCATTTTCGGGAG AGGTGCAGAAGCTGTCCAGCCTCGTGTTGCCCAGCGAGGTCATCATTGCGCAGAGCTCCATTCCTGGAGAGGGACTTGGTATCTTCTCCAAGACGTGGATCAAGGCAGGCACCGAGATGGGCCCGTTCACTGGCAGAGTCATCGCGCCTGAACACGTGGACCTCTTCAAGAACAACAACCTCATGTGGGAA GTTTTCAATGAGGATGGGACAGTGCGCTACTTCATCGACGCTAGTCAAGAGGATCAACGCAGTTGGATGACCTACATTAAATGCGCCCGTAACGAGCAAGAGCAGAACTTAGAAGTTGTGCAGATCGGAAGCAGCATATTCTACAAAGCTGTCGAA ACAATACCGCCAGACCAGGAGTTACTGGTATGGTATGGGAATTCTCACAACACATTTTTGGGTATTCCTGGAGTTCCTGGCATAGAGGAGGAGCATCAGAAAAAACATAAGAATG AAGACTTCCATGTGTGTGACACATCGGTGTCAGGTGTACCACTCGGTACGGCGGGTCGCATGCGCTGCGTGATCTGTCACCGCGGCTTCAACTCGCGCAGCAACCTGCGCTCGCACATGCGCATCCACACGCTGGACAAGCCGTTTGTGTGCCGCTTCTGCAACCGCCGCTTCAGCCAATCGTCCACGCTGCGCAACCACGTGCGCCTGCACACGGGCGAGCGCCCCTATAAGTGCCACGTGTGCCAGAGCGCCTACTCGCAGCTCGCCGGCCTGCGTGCGCACCAGAAAAGTGCCCGCCACCGGCCGCCCAGCACGGGGTCCGTGGTGGGGCTCCAGGCCCCCTCGccacctcctccctcccagcCTCCTCAAATGCCCCTCCCGGCCTCCCTGGTGCACCACATACCCACCATGGTGCTGTGA